The following coding sequences are from one Mycolicibacterium aichiense window:
- the nudC gene encoding NAD(+) diphosphatase, giving the protein MAFRLRNVPLLSRVGADRADHLRTDVDAAIAGWADAALLRVDHRNQVMVADGRVSLTAAAKHADTPPADAVFLGRLEDGRHVWAVRAALEAPEHGEGEVSDLRRGGQQIDDVSAQLLASALALLNWHEHARYSAVDGSPTKLVKAGWSRLNPLTGHEEFPRIDPAIIVLIHDGHDRAVLARQTVWPQRLFSLLAGFVEAGESFESCVVREVNEEIGLSVRDVEYLGSQPWPFPRSLMVGFHAIGDPEQEFVFHDGEIAEAAWFTRAEVREALEHGDWSSDSSSKLLLPGSISIAREIIESWAAQE; this is encoded by the coding sequence GTGGCTTTCCGACTGCGTAACGTTCCGCTGCTCTCCCGGGTGGGCGCCGACCGTGCCGACCATCTGCGTACCGATGTCGACGCCGCCATCGCCGGCTGGGCCGATGCCGCTCTGCTGCGCGTCGACCACCGCAACCAGGTGATGGTCGCCGACGGCCGGGTGTCACTGACGGCGGCGGCCAAGCATGCCGACACACCGCCGGCGGATGCGGTGTTTCTGGGCCGCCTCGAAGACGGCCGGCACGTGTGGGCGGTGCGCGCCGCGCTGGAGGCCCCCGAGCACGGCGAGGGTGAAGTGTCGGATCTGCGCCGTGGCGGTCAGCAGATCGACGACGTCAGCGCGCAGCTCCTGGCGTCCGCGCTGGCCCTGCTGAACTGGCACGAGCACGCCCGATACAGCGCGGTGGACGGGTCGCCGACCAAACTGGTCAAGGCGGGCTGGTCGCGGCTGAATCCGCTCACCGGCCACGAAGAGTTCCCCCGCATCGACCCGGCGATCATCGTGTTGATTCACGACGGTCATGACCGGGCGGTGCTGGCCCGCCAGACAGTGTGGCCGCAGCGGCTGTTCTCGCTGCTCGCCGGATTCGTCGAGGCGGGGGAGTCGTTCGAGAGCTGCGTGGTGCGCGAGGTCAACGAGGAGATCGGCCTGTCGGTGCGCGACGTCGAGTACCTGGGCAGTCAGCCGTGGCCGTTCCCGCGGTCACTGATGGTGGGGTTCCACGCCATCGGCGATCCCGAGCAGGAGTTCGTCTTCCACGACGGCGAGATCGCCGAGGCTGCCTGGTTCACTCGCGCCGAGGTCCGCGAGGCGCTCGAGCACGGCGACTGGAGCAGCGACTCGTCGTCGAAACTGCTGCTGCCCGGCTCGATTTCGATCGCCCGCGAGATCATCGAATCCTGGGCGGCCCAGGAATAG
- a CDS encoding mycoredoxin, translating into MSGNDPQLTMYSTVWCGYCKRLKTALKSAGIAFTEVDIEHDPDAAKFVMSVNNGNQTVPTLKFADGSALTNPSLKDVQAKLAS; encoded by the coding sequence ATGAGTGGCAACGATCCCCAGCTCACCATGTACTCCACCGTGTGGTGCGGCTACTGCAAGCGCCTGAAGACCGCGCTGAAATCGGCGGGCATCGCGTTCACCGAAGTCGACATCGAGCACGACCCGGACGCCGCCAAGTTCGTGATGTCGGTCAACAACGGCAACCAGACCGTCCCGACGCTGAAGTTCGCCGACGGTTCAGCACTGACCAACCCCAGCCTCAAAGACGTTCAGGCCAAGCTGGCGTCGTAG